The stretch of DNA GGCCCGTGGCCTGGATGATACCTGTctcgggaggggaggggtggggagaccGCCTCGTGCCCTGTGGGATGCTCGGCGTCACCCCTGGCCCCCGCCCCGTAGACGTCAGGAGCCCTGTGGGCCGTGGCATTGCCGGCGCCCCCTGCAGGGCAGGACTCCCACCGCCACCCCACCGAGAGTCCTGCTTCTTGGGGGCGGCTTGGCCCCAGTCCTCAGGGAGAAACTTTCCCTGAGGACTTGCTTGGCCACCGCGTTCCGTGGTGTGTCTGTTATTTGTGCTGGTCCCTTCCGGCCCATTTCCGGCCCCTCTCCGTGGACGTTCCcgctcccctccccaggccctctgTTGTCAGAGCGGATGGGCTGGCTGCTCTTTTCTGCATTTCGTGCAGCGCTCAGCACAGCTCTCGACTTCCTGTCTGGTGACGACCACGCACAGCTACCGTACAGTTCCTCTTGCTCCAGTTTCCTCCTTACTTTGCTTTCAGACGTGGAACTTCCTCTGCATTTCTTTAAGGCAAATCTGTGCTTCCTTTGCATAAAGAACATCATTTAAAATAGCCACTGTAGACTCTAGTTTTTTTATCATGATGTGTAATGTTTTTGTGTCCTGCTGTTGATGTTTAGAGTAACCCAtcagatgaaatttttttttttctggtttgctGCCCTGTACCTTTCTGCTGGCTCAGTTCTTGATTCTAGTGTTACGATTTCTTGTTTGAGATAGAGGTTCGTATTGTACATGCATTCGGTACAAACAAAAGAGCATTTTTGCTTTACAGAGACAGTTCCTCTGCCATTTctaaaatcatttaatatttactttattaatgGTATCTTCTTTACTAGAAAAGCactaattgtttttttttgggggggggtcttTTTTAGGGAAAGCTACCAACGACAGGAATGACAATCACAAAGCTTGAGGACAGTGAAAATCatagaaatgcatttgaaatatcAGGTGATAGGCACAGACTCTGTGGATGCCCTCTGTCCGGGTGACCAGGCAGTTGGCCCTCTGTGTGCAGGCCCTTGCCGACCCTTCCAGGGGGCTGACACGGCAGCGCTGTTGGCCCTCCTCgggtgtgcgcgtgtgcgtgtgtgtgtgttccgcCTGCTCCCCGTTTCAGCTGTGTTTCTCTCTTCCAGGGAGCATGATTGAGCGGATCTTAGTGTCCTGCAGCAACCAGCAGGACCTGCACGAGTGGGTGGACCATCTGCAGAAGCAGACGAAGGTCACGTCTGCGGGAAACCCCACCATTAAGCCTCACTCTGTGCCGTCTCACACCGTAAGGGCCCCCGTCCCTCTCCCGCCTCCAGACTCCGGGGTCAGCCTTGGGTTCGGTTGCCAGCAAGTGATCAAGTGCTTTAAGGCACAGTCAGCCTCTGGGTCAGGAAAGCACATGTGCGTTGTGTTTCTCTGCAAGCACTTGCTCATTGCCAGTGGATGGTGAATCGctacgcgcgcgcgcgcacatgcgcgcacgcacacacacacacacacacacacacagagggttCCAAAAGCCTGAGAGCCACTGGTCCATAGAGGGCTTTTCTGagcattttaattgtatttattatgttccatcaaaaaaaacaaacagtgaatACTTACGATGACAAAAAGGACCAGATTCGTGTTGAAGGCATTGACATGTCATTTTTGACTCATTGTTTTGATTGTAAGAAATCTGTATCTTCTACTTTTAGAAAAGCTCAATAGCTCTTTAAGTTTTTAGATACTTAAACATTTCAAGATACATCAGCACCAAAGTGTCAGTGTTTGAAACTTCTCTTTACTGGCATTGAAGATGCTGGTATTGAATCATCGGATCATTCATCATCTTTACCAGATAATATGAAGAACCAGGCAAGAACCTTCCTACAAATGACTAGGGTCTCACGGCATTTCTGGCTGGTGGGTTCTTCTTGCCATCCTTGCCAGCCTGTGACGATCTTTACTGGGAGTTTTCTACCCCCTGTGGTCGCCATCCTTGGGGTTGAAAAGTTCTGGCTCAGGGACAGTGGCCATGGCGCAGCGTGCTGGGCACAGGTGCAGTGTCTTAGGCCATTTCTCAACAGTTTGGGGGCTAAAACTGCTCATTTGCTTCAGCTGATGTTTCCTTTTGAGTGGCTCCACCATTTATAACTTttccacacttttaaaaaatatgagagaTGCTTAGCTTTCACGGGACTAAATTTATCCCGAGGACATATGTGCGTCCACGTGTGTGTTTATAAGGAAAAGGGAAGTGCCTTCTCGCTCAGATTGTCTGTAACAGCCTGAAACTAACCTTTATAACGTCACATCAAGTAATACTGTGCTGTGTATCGGGACGCTGGCCGCTCTCGTTCCTCTTCTTGTCACATAGTGGCAAGGGAGTTACAGCCCCGCTGTCTGGAGGGCGCTGTGCCCCACACGCAGGGTTGTCAAGTGTTGTGTGTGCTCTTCTTACGGAGGTTCTCTCTGGGGGTGTCTGTGTTCTCCCTGTGATTGCTGTGTCCAGCTTGAATAATACTCTAACTTTAGCATAAAGCTACCTCTCTTGACTCTTATAAGCaaggagaaataaaaccaaatgttACTTACCGTGACATTGCTAGAAGGGATGTTTTGCgcaattttctccttttgtgaattatttagtttgaaaaaattattttgtagtgGTTGTATTAACAcgttacaacacacacacacacccaggacaGGTGTGTGGTCACTGCAGAGAGTCCTCTGCTTCTGTCCTTGGACACCAGCCTCAGCTGGAGCCTGGGCTTCCCTTTAAGCCTGTTTTTCAGGTATTGTTCAGTTCTTCCGAATGATGACCTCACTCAGGTTTCCAGCTCACAGAACCACTCAGCTCCTTCTCCCGTTAAGCGTACTGTATTGTTTTCGGCTAATTTGAGTTCTTTAGCTAATTttgaatgttatttattttatttaacattttcttacTTAGTTGTCAGTGGGATGGAATACTTTTGGGTTTTCTAGGAATATAAACCCCATTAATAAGGTCCTTCTGAGAAATTAGATTTATATAACTTTGTTTTGATTAAAGCTGATTTTTCTGAGAAAATGTTTCATCCCAGGGATTGGCAAAATTTTTCTAATAAGAGACAGGCAGTAAATATTGGAGGTTTTTAGGCAATATGGTCTCTGTCAAAATTatagtttgtttttgtaataCAAAAGCAGCCACTGACAGGAATAGGCTTGACTGTGTcccaggagcttttttttttttttttaaacaaaaacaggGATCAGGCCCTAGTTTTGGCCACCCTTGAATCACCAGGCAGTGAGTAATACAGCTGGGGAGGTAATCATTACCCTCGCCATAATCACATTCTCAGTGCAGGGAATGCCCGTTCTGTCATACAGTTCTGGTATCTGTACTAAATGAAATACCTTTTTGCAAACGTGAGTCCATGGCAGTTAAAGGTGGTGGGTGGAATTTCCGGGTCTGGACCCCCAGCGCCCCGCTGCTTCCTGACCCCAGCTCAGCTGCGGCCTGGAGCAGCACGCAGGACGGCGGCTCCCCGCTCAACCCAAGTGGCCCAGAGACTGAGCACCTGGAGAGTCCAGAGCACTGCCCACAGGCTGGGGCTGCCCCAGCGGGGGCATCTTGGCGGGCCGGGTGTGTTTGCTCAGGGCTCCCCTGACACTGAACGGTGTCTCTGCTCTCTCCCGCCCTGTGCCCCGCGCAGCTCCCCTCCCACTCGGTCACCCCGTCCAGCAAGCATGCGGACAGCAAGCCCGTGCCACTGACGCCCGCCTACCACACGCTGCCTCACCCCTCGCACCACGGCACTCCACACACCACCATCAACTGGGGGCCCCTGGAGCCTCCGAAAACCCCCAAGCCCTGGAGCCTGAGCTGCCTGCGACCTGCACCCCCTCTCCGGCCCTCAGCTGCTCTCTGCTACAAGGAGGTGAGCCCCGACTTGACGGCTGGGCGTGTTACTTCGGCCGTTCCCTGCTTCAGTCCAGGGAGTTCAGAAACGTGAGCCATCCCGTGTTTGTGTCTGTGACATAAAGCAGATCGGCCTCTTCAGAACTGTGAAGGGTCTGCCTTTGTTCTCTTGTCACTCCTTCCTGTGGTCCCGGGGGCCCTGGGGAGACCCTCATGGCGGGGCCCTCTCTGTGCCCGTCACGGAGGAGCTGTTTCTGTGCCCACCTGACCTCCGTTCCCTTTGCCCAGAGGCCACGGAGCTGGGAGGCTTCGCGTGGGCCTCCCGGCCTCTCGCTGAAAGAACTTTGAACTTGGTTGTGATGGGTCTCAGCTCACTGTGGGCGTGCCACTCCGCCACACCGTGTGACCCTTGTCAGGCTTGAGCTCTTGCCCGGGAACCCTGCGTCTGGTCACCTGTGTAAGGCGGAGGGAACGTTTacggggaaggggtgggggagggcagcgcTCCTCGTGGCGTGGTCACAGCGCACCCGCTCTCCTCCACTCGGACAGTGTTTGCACGTGTCTGCTGTTCCCTCCCTGCCCTGATGAGAAAGGCAGGGGACTCGAGAAGTAGGGTCCAGGAGTATCTGCCCTTGAGGAAGCTGGTGATGGTGTGAAATGAGTGTGAGTGGAGTTTGGTTACCATAGGCGTGGCTGTGAGTGTGGCGGGCGTGGCCTGGCTGTGAGCCTGGTGTGAGCCTTTGCGCGTCCACGAGGCTGCATTTGCAGAGGCCCTGGAGCAGACACCCGCTCCGTGCTCGCTGGCAGCCCTGGGTGTTTTAAGATCTATAGAAGAGTACAACGTAAGTTATAGTTAATCCTTTATGTTTCTGTTAATGAATTTTGGTTTTTGTGACGTGTACCTTGCGGGTGTCCCTGTGCCCAGGTCGGAGCGTTCCTCGCCCTGGCAGCTCCTGGAAGAGTGCTGATGTCTGTGTTGCAGGCGTGTGGGCAAGCCCTGGTGATCTCATtgctggggagggagagtggggcggaggagggagaggaaggcgTGGAGGGGTGTGGCCGTGAGCATGTCCGGTGTGCTGAGCATGCAGACCGCCTGGTGGAAAGTGGTCACAGACGAGAGGCCGAACAGAGCACTGCCGAGTGGGCGCTGTGCCTGGCTTCACCTCCGTTGCCCAGGGCTCTGGGAAGCCACAGGACACGTGCTGGCTTCACCTCTTTAGGGACTGATTACTGCTGCACTTTCAGGAGCTTTAAAATTTTCGTTTTCACGGGGAAGATTTTGAAGAGACACCTTAAAAACTCAGGCtctgttctctctgcttttcaGTCTGATCCATCCCATAGCACGAGTCATGTTCCGAGTCTTGGATTCTCATCGTAAGGTTCACCAGtggtttatataatttaaatgatGCAGAAGTTAGCCTTTCCTGACATGAAAATTCAGTATACGCTTGACAGTCAAAACCTTGCCCACCGCGTTGGGCTTGGGCCTGCTCTGTCTTCCACCTTCCCCttcgcgggggggggggggggggggggggggggtttcagGCGCTGTGTTGCGGGGGAGGGGTAGACCCTGAGGCGGTGAACGTAGCTCTGGGCGGTGGGAATGCGAGCGGGGCTCTGTCTTCTGCACGCCTCTGCCCTCGAGCCCGTGGGCTGCTCTTAGacccttttcttctcccttgaGGCTTCAGACGCTTTCCTGAAGGAGTTGTGTTTACTTGCCTTTCTTTTAATGGCGGCCTTAGTTGCCCCTCTCTGGCTGGTTGGCTGCAGCGGGGGGGGCCTGCCCCAGAGTTAGCAGCGCGCAGCTCCCTGCGCAGGCCTCGGCCAGCTGGCCTTTCCAAGCCAGGCGTGGCTGTCTTCCCGGTGACCCCGGATGCAGGTGACACGAGGGTTCTTATCAGAGTCCGCGCGCGGTCAGAGCTCGAGGGGAGCAGGCGCCCCCGCGGTGCCGGCGTGTTTGCTGCTTCACACCTCCGCAGCGGCCCTCCTCGCGGACCCGCGCACGTTCCTACCTTTGGGGTCTGTCAGCCTGTCCCCCTTTGCTTCCCCAGGATCTCAGCAAGAGTCCCAAGACCATGAAAAAGCTGCTCCCCAAGCGCAAGCCTGAGCGGAAGCCTTCGGACGAGGAGTTTGCGCTGAGGAAAAGTGAGTACACCTGCGAGGACGCGGGGCTCTCGGTGCGCGGGCGGGAAGGCGCCGGGCTTTCCAGGGCCGCACGCGGGAGCCAGGGCCCAGCTGAGGGTCCCCTCTAAAGGACGTAGCTGGAGCGGGGGAGGTGCGGGTCCGAGGGACCCGCCCGGCCTCCCCTGGGTGGGCCTTCCCTGGGTGGACCTCTTTGCGGGGCCCCTCGACCCGGGGTCACCCTGGCTTGGGCGGCGGCTGCGGGTCTCCGCCGTGGGACCGACCCTGTGCTCGGAGGGCCCCCGTGCTCTGTGAGGACTCTGGAGATGCCGTGGGCAGCGTGGACGGCGCCTCCAGGTCCTCGGCCTCCCGCGTGGTTGCGTGGCAAGAGCGACCCGGCGCGGCAGGCGGGAGGGGCTCTGCGGGCCGCCTTTGCAGCTCCCCCGGCCCTGAGAACTGCCACGGGGCTCTGTGACTTTCCGGACCTTTGCTCCTTTTGCCCACACCCATTTGGGAGCCTTTGGGGATTCATTTCCAGAAGAAGGCTTTTAGACTGGAGCCGAGTAGCCAGCGTCACCCCGAGGAGGAGGCGGCTTGGTGCAGTGGCTGCAAgcgggaccccccccccccccccccgccgtccTTGGCAAGGGTCATGGTGGCCCTGGGGAAGTGGGCGCAGGGATGGCCCGGAGGCTGCTCCCGGGTGAGCTCCCTCCGGCCGGGCCACCTGACGTCCCCTGCCACAGCCCCGCTCGTCCTGCTGTCCTGCGGTTACTTGGTCACTTCCTCAGATATTGAGCGCACCTGCGGGACACCTTATGGAGCGGGGGAGGCCGAGCACCCCCGTGTGGAGGGTCCACCTGTGCAGAGGGTCCGGCCGGGGGTGGACACCAGCTCCGCATGTGCAGCTCTGAGCCAGCCTGGTGGGCCTTCACCCCCAGCGCTTGCCAGGCGCCTTCTGTGCGTGGGCGCTGCGCTTTGCGTGCTGTGAGCGTGCTGACCCATGTCTGAAGATGGCGGTCTGCCTGCATCAGCGGGACAGGCAGCGTCACTCGTGCGGCTGCCCTCCTGTTGGCAGAGGGGAGCGGCCTGCCCAGCCTGTGGACGTTACCTCCCAGCGTGTCCTGGAGCGAGACTAGTTAAACGTTGTTCTTGCGGAAACCCGGTAACGGCCGGTCCCAGTTAGCGGAATTGAAGTCGGCTTTTCAGCCGCCCCTCAGCTCTCTGTGCTGACGCTGACTCTTAGCAGCGAGCGTGCGGCCCGCCTCGTGTGTGTCTGTATCGTACGATGGCGTGCAGGCTTTTTGATACAGCTTATAAATAGTTTAGTCTTCCATTCTTCCCACATTTTTTTGTTAGAGTAGTtgagccttttaaaatatattctaagtcATATCTTAGAAGATGCAGAACAGTCTAATAAAGCAGAAGGCAGAGTTGAGCCACAGGATGGTATGAACTATGCTGGGTGTGAGGGTCTGCGCCCGGTACCAGGACCTCTAGGGCCTTGCTCTGCGGGCTGCGCGCTCCGTGCACGTGGCCTCTCGCGTGCACAGGAAGCCGGGTCTGGAGCCCAGTTTACGGGAGAGCTCTGGAGTGTCCTAGATTAACTCTCTAGTAGGAACTTGTGGATCGGAGGAGATGCTCACTTTAAAGCCTTTGGTAAGTAGGGTCAAATGGCCTTGCCGGGGGCTCATACCTGTCTTCACTCCCCCCTCCCAGATGAGGATGGAGGGAACTTGCCCTTTCTGATATCCGCGTCCACACTGAGAATTCTCGGGCATTCTGATTTTTGTCAGGCGGACATGTGAAAACATgatatgtagttttaattttcacttcttttcttggTGAGAaggaacattttcttctttctgactgTTCTCTTGTGAATTGTTTGTTcctatttcttgccttttctcaTTTTCAGGATGGGGGATACTATCTTTCTTATGGGTTAGTAAGACAACTTGTATGTATATTTAGGATATTAGCCCTTTGCCAGATATGTTgcaggtaaaaaaataaaaatccttctgAATATGACTGTCTTGTGAATATCAGAGAACATTTATCTGGCGAGAAAACAAAAGGAGGGATTGTTAGTTGTCACCGTCGTTGGTTGAGCTGATGATTTGTGTTTGTCCGGTTAACTGCACGTGTCATTTCTGGGTTGTGATGGGTTGCGTGTCCCTTGCAGGCACGGCCGCGCTGGAGGAGGATGCCCAGATTCTGAAGGTCATCGAGGCTTACTGCACCAGCGCCAAGACGCGGCAGACGCTCAACTCAAGTAAGTGTCGTGGGAACCCGCTGGGACTCTGggggtttgttttgctttttagaatcACGACCTGAAGGACACAGCTGTGGGCCCTGGGCAGGCTCGTGGGCGTGGTCCCCGGTGAGGGCGCTTCCGGGGCCCGGCCTAGCGTCCCTCAGTCAAGGGAAGGGATCTGAGCTGTCAGTAAAACAACTGGTTTCTAGAGAAGGTTCTGCTGGGAAACCTGCAAGTGTAGGGCACTGCCAGAGTTTATCAAGCTCCCTCAGGTTGGAAGACAGCGGGGACTCGCTCAGCTCAGTTGTTTAAGCTGTTTACACTACGGGTGTGGTACTGGagtttggtggggggggggggggctgctcCTTAGAGTTGTCAAAAATACAAGCCTAGAGTAAGAGTTCCTTTAGCCCtccccaacttttaaaaaatgattgcacttaaaaattttttgaagtagACACACCAGTGATATCGGGTAGATTTCAGTACCACTGAGTTTACCTGCATCTTACGCATAATGTCTgatgtgaaaaaaatcttaatctgTTGTGTGAACACTAAAAAGACGGACTCTGTTTTTTTTGAAACTTCCCCAGCATTTGAGAGTGGAGTGCAGGGTGGTTGCAGCAGATGTAGTCAGGATGTGGTTTGTCCAGGAGAAAAGGGGCTgagcttcccttcccctccctccctttctttcaaaCTGGATGACATATATTACTTCTGGCATGAAAACTGGTTTCTGTTAGAGTTTGTGTTTTGGGTTTCCTTTCCACCTTGACTTTTGGCAAATTGCTCAACTCACTTCATTGGCACCACCTGCAATGTGGTGGTTCAACTCAGTGTCACGTCTGGTGTAAACCAGtgatggggagaaaaagaaaaggtggacAGACAAGCGCTTGAGCTTCCGTTAAAGCTGACTACAGGTATGAGGACAGGGCCAGCGGGCTTCACCCCGGCTGAATCTGCAGATGATCTAGAAACTTCTTCATGGCTAGTAGTTGACGTGTCCCACCTGTGATGTTAGGACTTTCGGTCCGTCCTCCGTCTGGTGAAGACGCCTGTTTGTAGTGACTAGTCAGCAGAGCAGGAGAGGAATGGAAGGGCCTGCAGGTGACGGAGCAGTAATTTGTCATTTACGATATTACAGTTTCCTATAGTTGTTAAGAGATTGTATTTTTAGGTAATAGGCTATATGTGGCCATTGTTCTTTGGGTTTtgaatttgagatttttaaaaaattattcatctcCACTTCaactatttgaaataaaattttaaccgGGCCATCTCAGGTGAACCGACCTGGTGATGTGAGTTTTGTGTGAGCTTTTGTGTGAGCTGCGTTGCCTCATCCAGGAGACGGGGCCCTGCTCTCCTGTGGCCCTGGTGTGTGCAGGTCTCATCGCGTTGCCTGTGTTATGTGTTTCCACTTCTATGCAAGAAAAGCACTGGACAatacagtgttttttgtttttcactgatATTATGGGCTAACCACTCTGGGACCTCAGAGGTCTTACAGTCATAGATGACCTTAAACTGAACGTTCTCAGGAACAGGTAGGATGGGGAAATGGGTCCTTTATGTTGGACAGGTAGTGTACCTAAGAATCTAGAGATGGGGTCAGGTGCATCTGACCCCAGAGCAGCTCTGTCCATATTAAATGCATAGTAAGAACAGTTGGGACGATATTATCTCACCTAAAGCTCAGTTCTGTTCAGTATATGTTTGGATGCCAAGAAGCCTTCACCATCCAGACACCTTTAGTATTGATTTCCTCCCCAAGGACCATAGGGATGTAGTCGAAGAAAACAAGCCGAGCCCACTGCTCGCTCTTGTTTTGGTTTGGGAATGGGTTTAACTTTGCCCAGAGCAGGAACAGGACGGAGCCCGTGGCTGCTGTGCTGAGCCATCCCTGGTTCCCATCAAGCGTGTGTGTCCTCCGGCCCCTCCGCGGGCCCGTTCCAGCCTGCGCGTCCCACTCGCGGCCGCCTGGCCAGCATCACTGCTCACATCACCAGCCACTCATGGGCTCACTCCTCTTCTCCCATTTGGTGCCCACTTCCTTCTGCCGTCCTGCTTTTGACACAGGGGCATTCCCTGTTCACGTCTCCCTTCATGGCAGCGGGAGGGTCTGCGTCCGGGTTGATGGCGTTTGAGCAGACGTGTCTCCCCGCCATGTCCATTCCCCTGGCTGAGTGGGGGTGAGCGCCCTGGGGTGGCGGGAAAGGGGAGCGAGGGGGAAGGGGCCTGTGTAACCCTGGTCTCCGCCTGAAGTTTTCTCAGTCACTACAATGTGACAAGGTAAGTTTCGACCCCCATTGCTAAGATGGCTTCTGGTGATTTCAAGTCTGGCGAAGAGACAGCTGAAGAAGTCCACCAGAAATCCTTGGAAAGTATTCTGCATTCAGTAGATCCGCATTAAACACATGAACGGTCCCTTTCACAAGTGTCCCAAGTGAGACTGTTTGTTAATCGAATGTGTAGCAGAATTGGTTACGTGTCAGATGTCTTTAGAATTTGCTTGTGAACATGGGCTTAATTTGTAAAAGATTTCGTAAGTGAGGGCTTAATAGCAGTAGCTTTAAAAAGGAACAGTTTGGAAACAGACTTGTGACCTATGTTTGTTTAAATAATAGTTGGTCTAGTTTTAGTCTAAGGGTTGTGCTAATTAATAAGTTCGTAAATGAAACCCAGCCATAAATAAGGAGAAATGAACGTTGTTGCCGTTTTTTAAcagtattttctctttcccttctcttcccatcaccttttgcttttgtttccatgttTTCGGTTGTGGCTCTTCCTGCCGTCCTCCCGCTCACCCACCTCtgcctgtccccccacccccctgtcgtcccactcccaccccgccCCGTCTTAGCATGGCAAGGCACTGACCTGATGCATAATCACGTCTTGGCTGATGACGACCAGTCAAGTCTAGACTCCCTGGGTCGTCGCAGCAGCCTTTCTCGTTTGGAGCCTTCAGACCTCTCGGAAGACTCTGACTATGACAGTATATGGACAGCCCATAGTTACAGGATGGGTTCTACATCTCGTAAGAGCTGTTGCTCATATATCTCTCACCAGAACTAATGCACTTCTGAGCTTATCTTAACAATGCTTGTTGTACCGCAGCCTGCTTTTCTTAGatgttttcttgctgtttcttGTCTCTTTTATGTGATATTTTAACAACTTTCGAGAGCGTTTCTGATATTTCCCATTGTACTTTGTGGCGGCTTAATTGCCATTCGGAGCATCCACTCAAGTTACTGACTGTTGAAGGAGACGGTGCCCACACAGCCTGCACCCGAGGGTCCTTTCTCAGCGGGCAGTGGTGGCTTTACGTCTCCGGATGGTTTGGTTTTTTATTCTCAGTGTAGCAactgtctcatttctttttagatacaGCCGTACGAACGCTTTTGTATTTTATACTGAAACCACACAGGTTTGTGATCTAAGTGCCAGCGACACGGAGGAGACCCTGGCCTTCCGTACAGGGAtgtaattttgtgtgtgtacTGGACGCGGCGACCCAGTAGCTGTGGAGAGATAAGAAGACGACCCGTGCCCCGAGGGCGCCGAGTCCAGATCAGACGGCCGAGTGCCGGGCTGCCCCAGGGCCCTGGGCGCCGCGAGGAGCCTCTGTCGGCGTGGCGGCGCGTGGGGGTCCGGCCGGGCGGGAGCACTAGTGGCGAGTCCGCACGCCACAGGCGGCCGGCTCCACGGCCCCGCTTCTCCGCGGGCCGGGCCCTACGCGCCGCCACGCCAGACTTCCCTTAGTTGGAGGAGTTTCTCTTGAGAGGCACGTGGCAAGCCTGTGCCGCTGCAGCGAAGGGTTAAAGCCCAGCCCCCTAGCGCGTGGGTCAAGCTGTGTCCGGCCGGTAGGTGTGCCGACCCAAGCAGGCGGTGCTCCCGGCATCCACGTCCGAGCTCACGGCCCACGACGGGCGCATGGCTTCTTTTCAGCAAGAGCTGCCGTGAGACTCCCCTGATGGCCCCCGGTGGAACGTCACCCTCACTCTTGATCGTAACGGGGTTATGAGTCGCCCGAAAACCTGCTGAGTTGCCACATAACTCACTTGCAAGGACGTCTCAGATCTGGAGGGACCCCCCCGCTTCCCTGGGCTTCGTTGTAAGGAGACCTCACTG from Phocoena phocoena chromosome 18, mPhoPho1.1, whole genome shotgun sequence encodes:
- the ARHGEF7 gene encoding rho guanine nucleotide exchange factor 7 isoform X6, with amino-acid sequence MFFPANACTVFRRMYQVSKMLKIANQDGSLVPLLSRMPEAQQRVGGCFLNLMPQMKTLYLAYCANHPSAVSVLTEHSEELGEFMEMKGASSPGILVLTTGLSKPFMRLDKYPALLKELERHMEDYHPDRQDIQKSMTAFKNLSVQCQEVRKRKELELQILTEAIRSWEGDDIKTLGNVIYMSQVLIQCAGSEEKNERYLLLFPNILLMLSASPRMSGFIYQGKLPTTGMTITKLEDSENHRNAFEISGSMIERILVSCSNQQDLHEWVDHLQKQTKVTSAGNPTIKPHSVPSHTLPSHSVTPSSKHADSKPVPLTPAYHTLPHPSHHGTPHTTINWGPLEPPKTPKPWSLSCLRPAPPLRPSAALCYKEDLSKSPKTMKKLLPKRKPERKPSDEEFALRKSTAALEEDAQILKVIEAYCTSAKTRQTLNSTWQGTDLMHNHVLADDDQSSLDSLGRRSSLSRLEPSDLSEDSDYDSIWTAHSYRMGSTSRKSCCSYISHQN